One genomic region from Balneola sp. encodes:
- the recO gene encoding DNA repair protein RecO, whose translation MITHTQAIILRAIDYQESSKILTVLSAEHGKIALIAKGAKKPKNKLAGILEIGAVLDVVYYYKQTRGVQTLTEASIHYSTNNFRKDFERAAVLYATLEIVSQLVHEHEVNDAVFEFTLNFIEWLGDAEETYPSVFAYVQLRLAEISGIGLISGLTEIPKIAYLNVSSGNISEQSEEELSYKLTEAQTRFLILGMSTKSKNIFKVGLENAELKQLVHHLDVYFKYHIDGYQERRSDAIFEQML comes from the coding sequence ATGATTACACACACCCAAGCTATTATTTTACGGGCTATAGATTACCAGGAATCCAGCAAAATCTTAACAGTTTTGTCTGCAGAACATGGTAAGATTGCCCTTATTGCAAAGGGGGCTAAAAAGCCAAAAAACAAGCTGGCTGGTATTCTTGAAATTGGAGCAGTTCTGGATGTGGTTTATTATTATAAACAGACCAGAGGTGTACAGACCTTAACAGAAGCTTCTATCCATTATAGCACCAATAACTTCAGAAAAGATTTCGAAAGAGCCGCTGTCCTATATGCAACGCTTGAGATTGTTTCCCAGTTAGTGCACGAGCATGAAGTTAATGACGCCGTTTTTGAATTCACGCTAAACTTTATAGAGTGGTTAGGTGATGCTGAAGAAACTTACCCTTCAGTTTTTGCGTACGTGCAGCTGCGTTTGGCAGAAATTTCAGGTATTGGATTAATCAGCGGATTAACCGAGATTCCAAAGATTGCTTATTTAAACGTTTCCAGTGGAAATATTTCGGAACAGTCGGAAGAAGAATTGTCTTACAAACTAACAGAGGCACAAACTCGTTTTCTGATTTTAGGAATGTCCACTAAGAGTAAAAATATATTTAAAGTAGGATTAGAGAATGCTGAGCTCAAGCAACTTGTTCATCATTTAGATGTCTATTTTAAATATCATATTGATGGATATCAGGAAAGAAGGTCGGACGCTATTTTTGAACAGATGCTATAG
- a CDS encoding methylcrotonoyl-CoA carboxylase: MSSESGSATKHWLHKIIEEFGEQEGEIKLGGGQKRIDKEHGKGKLTARERIETLTDKGSRFYELGLWAGYEMYEEQGGCPSGGVVTGIGEVSGRKCMIVANDATVKAGAWFPITAKKNLRAQEIAIENHIPLIYLVDSAGVFLPMQDEIFPDKDHFGRMFRNNAIISAKGIPQIAAIMGSCVAGGAYLPIMSDEALIVDGTGSVFLAGSYLVKAAIGEEVDNETLGGASTHTEISGVTDYKVEDDQECLSTIRDLVDKFGPFETAGFNRSESKEPERPASDVFEILPEARTSPYDMNELLKCIIDEDSFTEFKKGFGQTIITGFARIDGWSVGIVANQRTVSRTKKGEMQIGGVIYSDSADKAARFIMNCNQKKIPLIFFQDVSGFMIGKRSEHGGIIKDGAKMVNAMSNSTVPKITIVVGNSYGAGNYAMCGRAYDPRFMYAWPTANIAVMSGASASKTLMQIQVAAMKKKGKEVSEEDQEKIMKKISDRYDKQTDVRYAASRLWVDGIINPLETRERISSAIECANLNPNIEEFKTGVMQT, encoded by the coding sequence ATGAGCAGTGAATCCGGAAGCGCTACCAAGCATTGGTTACATAAAATAATTGAAGAATTTGGAGAACAGGAAGGTGAAATAAAGCTCGGAGGCGGTCAAAAGAGAATTGACAAAGAACACGGCAAAGGAAAATTAACTGCTCGTGAGCGAATCGAGACTCTCACTGATAAAGGCTCACGATTTTATGAACTGGGGCTTTGGGCTGGTTATGAGATGTATGAGGAACAAGGCGGATGTCCTTCCGGTGGTGTTGTCACTGGAATTGGAGAAGTAAGTGGGCGAAAATGTATGATCGTTGCCAACGATGCGACGGTTAAGGCAGGAGCCTGGTTTCCAATAACGGCGAAGAAAAATTTACGCGCTCAGGAAATTGCCATCGAAAACCACATTCCTTTAATCTATCTGGTAGACTCTGCAGGAGTTTTTCTGCCAATGCAGGATGAGATCTTTCCTGACAAAGATCACTTTGGACGCATGTTTAGGAATAATGCCATCATTTCCGCAAAAGGAATCCCGCAAATCGCGGCCATTATGGGAAGCTGTGTGGCCGGTGGCGCTTACTTACCCATTATGAGTGACGAAGCTCTGATTGTTGATGGAACAGGAAGTGTCTTTTTAGCCGGAAGCTATTTAGTGAAGGCGGCTATTGGTGAAGAAGTGGATAATGAAACACTGGGTGGAGCATCAACTCACACAGAAATTTCTGGAGTTACTGATTATAAAGTAGAAGATGATCAAGAATGCCTTTCTACCATCAGAGATTTGGTTGATAAGTTCGGGCCCTTTGAAACGGCAGGATTCAATAGATCTGAAAGTAAAGAGCCTGAACGTCCAGCAAGTGACGTTTTTGAGATTTTACCTGAGGCTCGGACAAGTCCTTATGATATGAATGAGCTTCTCAAGTGTATTATTGATGAGGATAGCTTCACAGAATTCAAGAAAGGATTTGGGCAAACTATTATTACTGGTTTTGCTCGCATTGACGGATGGTCGGTAGGAATTGTCGCTAACCAACGTACGGTGAGTCGTACCAAAAAAGGAGAAATGCAGATTGGGGGAGTGATCTATTCTGACAGTGCAGACAAAGCTGCCCGATTTATTATGAATTGTAACCAGAAGAAGATCCCGTTAATCTTTTTCCAGGATGTATCCGGATTTATGATTGGCAAACGAAGTGAGCATGGAGGTATCATAAAAGATGGTGCCAAAATGGTTAATGCGATGAGCAATAGCACCGTACCTAAAATCACTATTGTTGTGGGTAACAGCTATGGAGCAGGTAACTATGCCATGTGTGGGCGAGCTTATGATCCGCGATTCATGTATGCCTGGCCAACAGCTAATATTGCCGTGATGAGCGGTGCTTCGGCTTCGAAAACCCTGATGCAAATTCAAGTAGCTGCCATGAAGAAAAAAGGAAAAGAAGTCAGCGAAGAGGATCAGGAAAAGATCATGAAGAAAATTAGTGACCGCTACGATAAGCAAACAGACGTTCGGTATGCAGCTTCTCGTTTATGGGTTGATGGTATCATAAATCCACTGGAAACACGTGAGCGGATTTCGAGTGCGATTGAATGTGCAAACCTGAACCCCAACATCGAAGAGTTTAAGACCGGAGTGATGCAGACCTAA
- the pdxA gene encoding 4-hydroxythreonine-4-phosphate dehydrogenase PdxA has product MSTQRIPRIAISVGDFNGIGPEIILKSLAQKDLDKSTPIVACPKQVLQEASELLSTPINFHLTTDSSDIKDGAINILEIETDQLESTPGVLTAQSGLVAMKSIEKCIELCISNSSDAMVTAPISKEAINLAGYKIPGHTEFLAEQTNTESVLMMLVSGNLRVALVTAHTPIRKVAQTITGELIQTKLELLADSLIRDFGISKPKIAVLGLNPHAGDGGVIGTEEIETISPLLKEIKANRSDVVIHGPYPADGFFGQQLHNEHDAILAMYHDQGLAPFKLLSFGKGVNFTAGLPIIRTSPDHGTAFDIAGKGVANPSSFNEAFTLAVELANKRIREN; this is encoded by the coding sequence ATGAGTACACAAAGAATACCACGTATCGCAATTTCTGTTGGTGATTTCAATGGAATTGGTCCTGAAATCATTTTAAAAAGTCTCGCTCAGAAAGACTTAGACAAGTCTACACCCATAGTAGCGTGCCCTAAGCAAGTTCTTCAGGAAGCTTCAGAGTTATTATCTACTCCCATCAACTTTCATCTAACCACTGACAGCTCCGACATAAAAGATGGCGCTATAAATATTCTGGAAATTGAAACTGATCAGCTTGAAAGCACTCCCGGTGTTCTTACAGCTCAAAGCGGTTTGGTAGCAATGAAATCCATTGAAAAATGTATTGAGCTTTGTATTTCAAACTCATCTGATGCAATGGTAACGGCCCCCATTTCGAAAGAAGCTATAAACCTGGCCGGATATAAAATTCCGGGACATACTGAATTTCTTGCAGAGCAAACTAATACAGAGTCCGTCTTAATGATGTTGGTAAGTGGAAACCTTCGAGTTGCCCTGGTAACGGCTCATACCCCTATCCGCAAGGTTGCCCAAACAATTACTGGGGAGCTAATACAAACGAAACTTGAACTTTTGGCTGATAGTTTGATTAGGGATTTTGGCATCAGTAAGCCAAAAATTGCAGTACTTGGTTTAAATCCCCATGCTGGAGATGGAGGTGTGATTGGCACTGAGGAAATTGAAACCATCTCACCCCTTCTCAAGGAAATTAAAGCCAATCGGAGTGATGTTGTGATTCATGGTCCGTACCCGGCAGATGGTTTTTTCGGGCAACAGCTTCACAACGAACATGATGCTATTTTAGCAATGTATCATGATCAGGGACTGGCTCCTTTTAAACTTCTTTCTTTTGGCAAAGGGGTGAACTTTACTGCCGGACTCCCTATCATCCGCACTTCACCGGATCATGGCACTGCTTTTGATATAGCGGGAAAAGGCGTCGCCAATCCATCCTCATTTAATGAAGCCTTTACGTTGGCTGTTGAACTTGCAAACAAACGAATTCGTGAAAACTGA
- a CDS encoding SAM-dependent methyltransferase, which produces MKTEQTEIYSVLAHLYDTLMQDVDYEMWADFIDEVIQTHHPDPLDVLELACGTGAISLHLASFDEYNITATDQSAAMVEKARQKAAEQEADIQFHTLDFTRIESTQTYDIIFSVFDSVNYLHSKEDILKMLAGCWDILNPGGLLIFDFSTPQNSLEAVDYLNNEEGSFQNYRYFRESRYEPGENFHFNEFEIDKMAKDGKTVLESYHEIHKQRIYPLKEMLSILEQTSYHQVAKYEGFDLVDADDNSTRVTMVLRCQKQQ; this is translated from the coding sequence GTGAAAACTGAACAGACAGAAATTTATTCCGTCTTGGCTCATTTATATGACACTCTCATGCAAGATGTGGATTATGAGATGTGGGCCGATTTTATCGATGAAGTCATCCAAACACACCACCCCGACCCTCTGGATGTTTTAGAGTTAGCCTGCGGAACCGGAGCCATTTCCCTGCACTTAGCTTCTTTTGATGAATACAACATCACCGCCACTGACCAATCTGCAGCTATGGTTGAGAAAGCCCGCCAGAAAGCTGCTGAACAAGAAGCCGATATCCAATTTCATACACTGGACTTTACCCGAATCGAGAGCACTCAAACCTACGATATCATATTTTCTGTTTTCGACAGTGTGAATTACCTCCATTCTAAAGAGGACATTCTAAAAATGCTGGCCGGTTGCTGGGATATTCTAAATCCGGGGGGATTGCTAATTTTCGATTTCTCAACTCCGCAAAACTCTCTTGAAGCAGTAGATTATCTCAATAATGAAGAAGGCAGCTTCCAGAATTATCGCTATTTCAGAGAAAGCCGCTACGAACCGGGCGAGAATTTTCATTTTAATGAATTCGAAATTGATAAGATGGCTAAAGACGGTAAAACCGTATTGGAGAGCTATCATGAGATTCACAAACAACGCATTTATCCTTTAAAGGAAATGCTGTCAATTTTGGAACAAACATCCTATCATCAGGTAGCCAAATATGAGGGCTTTGATTTAGTAGATGCAGACGATAACAGCACACGAGTAACGATGGTACTTAGATGTCAGAAACAGCAGTAA